The following proteins come from a genomic window of Eisenibacter elegans DSM 3317:
- the pheT gene encoding phenylalanine--tRNA ligase subunit beta, whose protein sequence is MKISLHWLRDYIELPEEANTVAQHLTGSGLEVESVEPFERVRGGLAGVVVGEVLTCVPHPNADKLRKTTVDVGAATPLEIVCGAPNVAAGQKVLVALVGTTIYPTEGEPITLKKAKIRGEASEGMICAEDELGLGKSHAGILVLQTELPNGTPAADYFDLRSDEVFEIGLTPNRADAASHIGVARDLRALLQRPIRTPDTSAFVVQNQDYPVSIKVENTEACPRYAGVTISGVTVAPSPEWLQQRLKAIGLSPINNIVDISNYVLHEMGQPLHTFDADKIQGRQVIVTTLPEGTPFVSLDGQTRSLSALDLVIADGNRRPMCLAGVFGGVDSGITAQTRNVFLECAYFSPEYIRRSSLKHGLKTDASFRFERGVDPNQTVEALKRAALLIQELAGGTISMDVLDLYPQPIKATEVTLKYAHINRLIGVAIPHAQIQEILQSLDIQLLQTTAEELIVAVPPYRVDVQREADVIEEILRIYGYDNVPLHPHASADYLAKFPVVDANKLQQRLAHGLVTQGFLEIMTNTLTAPRYADAVAGLERDKRVYILNKLSEELEVMRQTPLFSGLEAIAYNINRRQKDLRFFEFGKAYHRNPEADAEASVDQKYRQQTLLSLWLTGNSTAESWQNPTKALSFHEAAGVVVRLLEQLNLQGQLNTQDAPTDLFEYGLTWMYRKHPVAKLGLVKKSLAKQLDIKQEVWYAELDWDYLSAKYRPEVQYQEVAKFPEVRRDLSLVLDKHVSYREIEALAYSKERKLLKQMNVFDVYEGDKLDTGKKAYAISFILQDEQQTLTDKVIDKTMQKLMQAFEEQLGAFIRK, encoded by the coding sequence ATGAAAATCTCCCTGCATTGGCTTCGCGACTACATTGAATTGCCCGAAGAGGCAAACACCGTTGCCCAACACCTTACCGGTAGCGGACTCGAAGTAGAGTCTGTTGAACCTTTTGAGCGCGTCCGTGGCGGACTGGCGGGCGTAGTCGTAGGAGAAGTACTGACTTGTGTGCCACACCCCAATGCAGACAAGCTCCGCAAAACCACGGTAGATGTAGGGGCTGCTACTCCGCTCGAGATTGTCTGTGGAGCACCCAACGTAGCCGCCGGCCAAAAAGTATTGGTGGCGCTCGTAGGCACAACCATCTACCCCACTGAAGGCGAGCCTATTACCCTCAAAAAAGCCAAGATTAGAGGAGAAGCCTCCGAAGGAATGATTTGTGCCGAAGATGAGCTGGGGCTTGGAAAATCGCACGCAGGGATTTTGGTGCTTCAAACTGAACTTCCCAACGGTACGCCCGCCGCCGACTATTTTGACCTCCGCTCTGACGAAGTATTTGAGATAGGGCTCACACCCAACCGCGCCGACGCAGCCTCACACATAGGTGTAGCCCGCGACTTGCGCGCCCTGCTCCAACGCCCCATCCGCACGCCTGATACGAGCGCCTTTGTGGTTCAAAACCAAGATTACCCCGTCAGCATCAAAGTCGAAAATACAGAGGCCTGCCCACGCTATGCTGGCGTAACCATCAGCGGTGTAACGGTGGCTCCCTCGCCCGAATGGCTACAACAACGCCTCAAAGCCATCGGCCTCAGCCCAATCAACAATATTGTAGATATCAGCAACTATGTGTTGCACGAAATGGGGCAACCCCTCCATACCTTCGATGCCGACAAAATCCAAGGGCGGCAGGTCATCGTTACTACCCTACCCGAGGGCACACCCTTTGTAAGCCTAGATGGCCAAACCCGCAGCCTCAGCGCCCTAGATCTGGTCATTGCCGACGGCAACCGCCGCCCTATGTGCCTAGCAGGGGTGTTTGGCGGGGTTGATTCGGGTATTACAGCCCAAACCCGCAATGTATTCCTCGAATGTGCTTATTTCTCTCCTGAATATATCCGCCGTTCTTCGCTCAAACACGGCCTCAAAACTGATGCCTCGTTCCGCTTTGAGCGTGGCGTAGACCCCAACCAGACCGTAGAAGCACTCAAAAGAGCTGCGCTGCTTATTCAAGAGTTGGCCGGTGGAACAATCAGTATGGATGTGCTAGACCTCTACCCACAGCCTATCAAAGCTACAGAGGTAACACTCAAGTATGCCCACATCAACCGCCTGATAGGAGTAGCCATCCCCCACGCCCAGATTCAAGAAATTCTCCAAAGCCTCGATATCCAGCTCTTACAAACTACTGCCGAAGAGCTGATCGTCGCCGTGCCGCCTTACCGAGTAGATGTACAGCGCGAAGCCGATGTAATAGAGGAGATTTTGCGCATCTACGGCTACGACAATGTGCCCCTACACCCCCACGCTTCCGCTGATTATTTGGCCAAATTCCCTGTAGTAGATGCCAATAAGCTCCAACAGCGTCTTGCACATGGCTTAGTAACACAGGGCTTTTTGGAAATTATGACCAATACCCTCACTGCGCCCCGTTATGCCGATGCCGTAGCCGGGCTAGAGCGTGATAAGCGGGTGTATATCCTCAACAAGCTAAGTGAGGAGCTGGAAGTAATGCGCCAAACACCGCTCTTCTCAGGGTTAGAAGCCATTGCCTATAACATCAACCGCCGCCAGAAAGACTTGCGCTTCTTCGAATTCGGTAAGGCGTATCACCGCAACCCTGAGGCCGATGCTGAGGCTTCGGTAGACCAAAAATATCGACAACAAACCTTGCTCTCATTATGGCTCACAGGCAACAGCACTGCCGAAAGCTGGCAAAACCCCACCAAAGCCCTGAGCTTCCACGAAGCGGCAGGAGTTGTGGTACGCCTGCTGGAGCAACTAAACTTGCAAGGACAGTTGAACACCCAAGACGCGCCAACTGATTTGTTTGAATACGGCCTCACTTGGATGTACCGCAAACATCCGGTAGCCAAGTTGGGCTTGGTAAAAAAATCTTTGGCCAAACAATTGGACATCAAACAAGAAGTTTGGTACGCCGAGCTTGATTGGGATTACCTCTCGGCCAAATACCGCCCCGAAGTACAATACCAAGAGGTGGCCAAGTTCCCCGAAGTGCGTCGCGACCTTTCGCTTGTGTTAGACAAACACGTTAGCTATCGTGAGATAGAAGCCTTGGCCTACAGCAAGGAGCGCAAGCTGCTCAAACAAATGAATGTGTTTGATGTGTATGAAGGCGATAAGCTTGACACTGGCAAAAAAGCCTATGCTATCAGCTTCATCCTACAAGACGAGCAACAAACACTGACCGATAAAGTGATTGACAAAACAATGCAGAAGCTCATGCAGGCTTTTGAAGAACAACTAGGAGCTTTTATCAGAAAATAG
- a CDS encoding DUF3467 domain-containing protein produces the protein MNIEEQDLQEPNPHNIELPAELAEGEYANLVMILHSNAEFVLDFIRMMPGLPQPRVKSRVILTPEHAKRLVAALNDNIRQYEETYGAIQMPQDTSKTPIHFSGQMGEA, from the coding sequence ATGAACATAGAAGAGCAAGACCTTCAAGAGCCTAATCCACACAATATAGAGCTGCCTGCTGAGTTGGCCGAAGGAGAATATGCCAACCTGGTGATGATTCTACACTCCAACGCTGAATTTGTGCTGGATTTTATCCGTATGATGCCTGGTTTGCCACAGCCAAGAGTCAAATCGCGTGTTATCTTGACCCCCGAACACGCCAAACGCCTAGTAGCAGCCCTCAACGACAATATCCGACAGTATGAGGAAACCTATGGTGCCATTCAGATGCCTCAAGATACCTCCAAAACTCCTATTCATTTTAGTGGGCAAATGGGCGAAGCATAG